From Acidobacteriota bacterium, one genomic window encodes:
- a CDS encoding NADH-quinone oxidoreductase subunit H, with amino-acid sequence MSTLIVLAKVFFLFNVVMGFVYLLTWLERKQSAVMQDRIGANRAAIFGLRALGLFHPIADALKMLTKEDFIPKQGNRLVHTLAPIIALFFALVSFAVIPFGGVYELGGHTVSLQILDLNVGLLFVLATMSMGIYGFVLAGWSSANNFALLGGLRASSQMIAYEITLGATLIGLLMVFGTLHLQEMVLQQGELLLGWLPRWGIVLQPLGFILFTTAALAETKRVPFDIPEGESEIIGYFVEYSGMKFGMFFTADFVETVLAASLVTTLFMGGWQVPYLAAGGFEFPWGAAWPLSQAVVLLLQVGAFLFKVSVFCFIFMLIRWTLPRFRWDQLLRLGWTMVLPLSILNILVTGVVLLWQDASL; translated from the coding sequence ATGAGCACCCTGATCGTTCTGGCCAAGGTCTTCTTCCTTTTCAACGTGGTCATGGGCTTCGTCTATCTGCTCACCTGGCTGGAGCGGAAGCAGAGCGCCGTGATGCAGGATCGAATCGGCGCCAACCGGGCTGCCATTTTCGGGCTGCGCGCGCTGGGACTCTTTCACCCCATCGCCGACGCCCTCAAGATGCTGACCAAGGAAGATTTCATTCCCAAACAGGGGAACCGCCTGGTCCATACGCTGGCTCCCATCATCGCCCTTTTTTTCGCCCTGGTGAGCTTCGCCGTCATTCCGTTCGGCGGCGTCTACGAATTGGGGGGGCACACGGTGTCGCTCCAGATTCTGGATCTGAACGTGGGACTGCTCTTCGTGTTGGCCACCATGAGCATGGGGATCTACGGCTTCGTTCTCGCCGGCTGGTCTTCCGCCAACAATTTCGCCCTGCTGGGAGGCCTGAGGGCCTCCAGCCAGATGATCGCCTACGAGATCACCCTGGGCGCCACCCTCATCGGCCTGCTCATGGTCTTCGGGACGCTCCATCTCCAGGAAATGGTGCTTCAGCAGGGTGAGCTGTTGCTCGGCTGGCTCCCCCGCTGGGGAATCGTCCTGCAGCCGCTGGGCTTCATCCTGTTCACCACCGCCGCGCTGGCCGAGACCAAGCGCGTCCCCTTCGACATTCCGGAGGGGGAATCGGAGATCATCGGCTACTTCGTCGAATACAGCGGGATGAAGTTCGGCATGTTCTTCACCGCCGATTTCGTGGAGACGGTGCTGGCGGCTTCGCTGGTCACCACCCTGTTTATGGGGGGCTGGCAGGTGCCGTACCTCGCGGCGGGCGGATTCGAGTTTCCGTGGGGCGCCGCCTGGCCGCTGTCCCAGGCCGTGGTGCTGCTGCTCCAGGTCGGGGCGTTTCTTTTCAAGGTCTCGGTCTTCTGCTTCATCTTCATGCTCATCCGCTGGACCCTCCCCCGCTTCCGGTGGGACCAGCTCCTGAGACTGGGCTGGACCATGGTGCTGCCCCTCTCCATCCTCAACATCCTGGTGACGGGAGTGGTCCTCCTGTGGCAGGACGCGAGCTTGTGA
- the nuoB gene encoding NADH-quinone oxidoreductase subunit NuoB — protein sequence MGFFTSRLDDVVGWARQYSIFQYPFVTACCGMEYMATACAHYDVDRFGAGLPRFSPRQADVLFVVGTISQKIAPVLVNVYQQMCAPKWVVAFGVCTCTGGFYDNYATVRGIDHVIPVDVYIPGCPPRPETVLQGLMMLQEKIRKQRQEV from the coding sequence CTGGGTTTCTTCACCAGCCGCCTCGACGACGTCGTGGGGTGGGCGAGGCAGTACTCGATTTTTCAATACCCCTTCGTGACCGCCTGTTGCGGCATGGAGTACATGGCCACCGCCTGCGCCCACTATGACGTGGACCGCTTCGGCGCCGGACTCCCCCGTTTTTCCCCGCGCCAGGCCGATGTCCTCTTCGTCGTCGGGACCATCAGCCAGAAGATCGCTCCGGTGCTGGTCAACGTCTACCAGCAGATGTGCGCCCCCAAGTGGGTCGTGGCCTTCGGGGTCTGCACTTGCACGGGTGGTTTCTACGACAACTACGCTACGGTTCGCGGAATCGATCACGTGATTCCGGTGGACGTCTACATCCCCGGATGTCCTCCCCGGCCGGAGACCGTGCTGCAGGGGTTGATGATGCTGCAGGAGAAGATCCGGAAGCAGAGACAGGAGGTCTAA
- a CDS encoding NADH-quinone oxidoreductase subunit D, with translation MTETSRTMLLNAGPAHPAMHGVIRIQLGLDGEVVRQADVEIGFLHRGFEKHCEASSYTQCFPYTDRLNYVSPLINNFAFAAGVEKLMGLEVPERCQYIRVLMSEISRICDHLTCIGASAMELGAFSVFLYMIKAREWLWELVEEVTGARLTVSYGRIGGVKADLTADFAERCREVTAKVSEVLGEVDELLTRNRIFYDRMRGVGVISAESAAGYGITGPFLRSTGIDYDVRKASPYFVYDRMDFDVPVGGQGDNMDRYLVRMEEMRQSLRIVEQCLEQMPEGPTNVDPDGKLISPDLMADLGKFGKTQGLLSNEVLIEPTLQGSEKRFHDRVYSADKASRLPAKEQVYSNIEALMNHFKIVMMGHGIRPPRGEVYFPVEGANGELGFYIVSDGSDRPWRVRCHPPCFPIMAALSSILEGDQIADIIPTFGSVNMIAGELDR, from the coding sequence ATGACTGAGACCTCCCGGACCATGCTGCTGAACGCGGGACCGGCCCATCCGGCCATGCACGGCGTCATCCGCATCCAATTGGGCCTGGACGGAGAAGTGGTCCGCCAGGCCGACGTGGAGATCGGGTTCCTCCACCGGGGTTTCGAAAAGCATTGCGAGGCGTCCAGCTACACCCAGTGTTTTCCCTACACCGACCGGCTCAACTACGTCTCCCCGCTCATCAACAACTTCGCGTTCGCCGCGGGCGTCGAGAAGCTGATGGGCCTGGAGGTCCCGGAGCGCTGCCAGTACATCCGGGTGCTCATGAGCGAGATCTCCCGGATCTGCGACCACCTGACCTGTATCGGAGCCTCGGCCATGGAGTTGGGGGCGTTCTCCGTGTTCCTGTACATGATCAAGGCGCGGGAGTGGCTGTGGGAACTGGTGGAGGAGGTCACGGGCGCCCGGCTCACCGTCTCCTACGGGCGGATCGGCGGAGTCAAGGCGGACCTCACCGCCGATTTCGCCGAGCGCTGCCGGGAGGTGACGGCAAAGGTGTCCGAGGTTCTGGGCGAGGTGGATGAGCTCCTCACCCGCAATCGCATCTTCTACGACCGGATGCGGGGAGTGGGCGTCATCTCCGCCGAGTCCGCCGCCGGATACGGCATCACGGGACCCTTTCTGAGGTCCACCGGCATCGACTACGACGTTCGCAAGGCTTCTCCCTACTTTGTCTACGACCGCATGGATTTCGATGTGCCGGTGGGCGGGCAAGGCGATAACATGGACCGCTACCTGGTTCGGATGGAGGAGATGCGGCAGTCGTTGCGGATCGTCGAGCAATGCCTGGAACAGATGCCCGAGGGTCCGACCAACGTGGATCCGGACGGAAAACTGATCTCCCCCGACCTGATGGCGGATCTGGGGAAGTTCGGCAAGACCCAGGGCCTGTTGAGCAACGAGGTTCTGATCGAGCCGACCCTCCAGGGATCGGAGAAGCGCTTCCACGACCGGGTCTACTCCGCCGACAAGGCGAGCCGGCTCCCGGCCAAGGAGCAGGTCTACTCCAATATCGAGGCCCTGATGAATCACTTCAAGATCGTGATGATGGGCCACGGGATACGCCCTCCCCGCGGAGAAGTCTATTTCCCGGTGGAGGGCGCCAACGGCGAGTTGGGATTCTATATCGTCAGCGACGGGAGCGACCGGCCCTGGCGTGTCCGGTGCCACCCGCCCTGCTTCCCCATCATGGCCGCCCTCTCCAGCATCCTGGAAGGGGACCAGATAGCGGACATCATTCCCACCTTCGGATCGGTCAACATGATCGCGGGAGAACTGGACCGTTGA
- a CDS encoding acyl-CoA thioesterase, with protein sequence MTVMTHAVRAGSASAPTETSIGGSKALVIPMEVEFHDLDAMGHVNNVRYFTFMEAARVAFFRHFLDARRIHDLQMIAVEASCRFFSPAHWGEILLVQVWIPRVGNTSFDFQYEMTERETGRKVARGKTVCVSWDYVAESKMRVPDRVRRLCAGNRLGA encoded by the coding sequence ATGACAGTGATGACTCACGCGGTCAGAGCCGGCTCCGCGTCCGCCCCGACCGAAACCTCCATCGGCGGCAGCAAGGCTCTGGTGATCCCCATGGAAGTGGAGTTTCACGACCTGGACGCCATGGGGCACGTCAACAACGTTCGCTATTTCACCTTCATGGAAGCGGCTCGCGTGGCCTTTTTCCGCCACTTTCTGGACGCCCGGCGGATCCACGACCTGCAGATGATCGCGGTGGAAGCCTCCTGCCGGTTTTTCTCGCCGGCTCACTGGGGAGAGATTCTTCTGGTCCAGGTCTGGATTCCCCGGGTCGGCAATACCAGCTTCGACTTCCAATACGAAATGACCGAACGCGAAACCGGGCGGAAGGTCGCCCGGGGGAAAACCGTTTGCGTGTCGTGGGACTACGTTGCCGAGTCCAAGATGCGGGTTCCGGACCGGGTCCGGAGACTGTGTGCCGGCAACCGCCTCGGAGCCTGA
- the lipA gene encoding lipoyl synthase yields MAAGKGKRRRHPPWIKVRAPFGEGVHELKGLLGGLGLNTVCQEAMCPNLGECWAHGVATFMILGRVCTRGCRYCAVSKGRPPVLDREEPRRVAEAVRQMGLKHVVVTSVDRDDLADGGASIFAETIQAIRELHRRCVVEVLIPDFQGDDAALRTVLDAGPDILNHNIETVPRLFPVARGGGDYQRSLDLLSNSRRISPDTVTKTGMMLGLGEREAEVLQVMEDLVERRVSILTLGQYLRPTTWHLPVDRYYHPDEFRHWGETGMRLGFDHVESGPLVRSSYLADRQFAQLRTNTEKAQQAYN; encoded by the coding sequence ATGGCGGCGGGAAAGGGAAAGCGGCGGCGCCATCCACCCTGGATCAAGGTCCGCGCTCCGTTCGGCGAAGGCGTCCACGAACTGAAAGGGCTTCTGGGAGGCCTGGGTCTCAACACCGTCTGCCAGGAGGCCATGTGCCCCAATCTGGGTGAATGCTGGGCCCATGGCGTGGCCACGTTCATGATCCTGGGGCGGGTCTGCACTCGAGGTTGCCGCTACTGCGCCGTCAGCAAGGGCCGTCCCCCGGTGCTGGACCGGGAGGAGCCCCGGCGGGTGGCCGAGGCAGTGCGGCAGATGGGACTGAAGCATGTCGTGGTCACCTCCGTGGACCGGGACGACCTGGCGGACGGCGGCGCATCCATCTTCGCCGAGACGATCCAGGCCATTCGAGAGCTGCACCGCCGATGTGTGGTCGAGGTTCTGATCCCCGATTTCCAGGGCGATGACGCGGCGCTGAGGACGGTGCTGGACGCGGGTCCCGACATCCTGAACCACAACATCGAGACGGTGCCCCGGCTGTTTCCTGTCGCCCGGGGCGGCGGCGACTACCAACGATCCCTGGATCTCTTGAGCAACTCCCGGCGGATCTCGCCGGACACGGTGACCAAGACCGGCATGATGCTGGGCTTGGGAGAGCGGGAGGCCGAGGTTTTGCAGGTCATGGAGGACCTGGTGGAGCGGCGGGTCAGCATCCTGACGCTGGGGCAGTATCTGAGACCCACGACCTGGCACCTTCCGGTGGATCGATACTACCACCCGGACGAGTTCCGCCATTGGGGGGAGACGGGAATGCGCCTGGGGTTCGACCACGTGGAGAGCGGCCCCCTGGTCCGGTCCAGCTATCTGGCCGACCGCCAGTTCGCCCAACTCCGGACGAACACCGAAAAAGCTCAACAGGCGTACAATTAA
- a CDS encoding NADH-quinone oxidoreductase subunit C produces MQSTSLTRLQESFPDEIVGTHSRLGEDTAILKPEALLRAARFLKEEPGLRFDFLMDLTAVDFWKRKPRFELVYHLYSRSTNARLRLKAPLGGASPEAPSLAAVWPAADWYEREVFDMFGIRFRGHPDLRRILMYKEFRGHPLRKDYPIDKRQPLVGPQD; encoded by the coding sequence ATGCAGAGCACATCCCTGACCCGCCTCCAGGAAAGCTTTCCGGACGAGATCGTGGGGACCCACTCCAGGCTGGGAGAGGATACGGCGATTCTGAAACCGGAGGCGCTGCTTCGGGCCGCGCGTTTCCTGAAGGAGGAACCCGGGCTCCGGTTCGACTTCCTGATGGACCTCACGGCCGTCGACTTCTGGAAGCGGAAGCCCCGCTTCGAGTTGGTCTACCACCTCTATTCCCGGTCGACAAACGCCCGGCTGCGGTTGAAGGCGCCGCTGGGCGGCGCTTCCCCCGAGGCTCCCTCTTTGGCGGCCGTCTGGCCGGCCGCCGACTGGTACGAGAGGGAGGTGTTCGACATGTTCGGGATCCGGTTCCGGGGACACCCGGACTTGCGCCGCATCCTGATGTACAAGGAATTCCGGGGGCATCCCCTGCGAAAAGACTATCCCATCGACAAGCGGCAGCCCCTGGTGGGCCCCCAGGATTGA
- the nuoF gene encoding NADH-quinone oxidoreductase subunit NuoF — MGRLRLISRDFGNPQARKLEYYRAHGGYEAALKALDQMAPKRITEEVIKSNLRGLGGAGFPVGRKWSFVPSGTGKPIYLVVNADEGEPGTFKDRYIMEWDPHRLLEGMIICARAVGIHTAYIYIRGEYVHPERILREAIEEAYRAGILGNRVLGRDFSLDVHMHVGAGAYICGEETGLLESLEGKKGWPRLKPPFPAVVGAFGCPTVINNVESLTYLPHIVTHGGEWFASLGSERNGGLRLFSLSGDVKRPGVYELPMGTPLRELIYDCGGGMADGKKLKAVIPGGSSAAVLTADEIDVPLDFDHLAGIGSMLGSAGIVVMAEDVCMVKAMSVISHFYAHESCGQCTPCREGTGWVARTLDAILSGRARRRSVEDLLQIADDMSGTSICALCDGAAMPLRSFLVKFRDEFDQYLKHGSGKQERPVPAGATNVTALRQSAG, encoded by the coding sequence ATGGGCCGCCTCCGACTCATCTCACGCGACTTCGGCAATCCCCAGGCTCGAAAGCTCGAGTACTACCGCGCGCACGGCGGCTACGAGGCGGCGCTCAAGGCCCTGGACCAGATGGCCCCGAAACGGATCACCGAGGAGGTGATCAAGTCGAATCTCCGCGGCCTGGGAGGCGCCGGCTTCCCGGTGGGACGGAAGTGGAGTTTCGTTCCTTCCGGCACGGGCAAACCCATCTACCTGGTGGTCAACGCCGACGAGGGGGAGCCGGGGACCTTCAAGGACCGCTACATCATGGAGTGGGACCCCCACCGGCTCCTGGAAGGGATGATCATCTGCGCCCGCGCGGTGGGAATCCATACCGCCTACATCTACATCCGCGGCGAGTACGTCCATCCCGAACGGATCCTCCGGGAGGCCATCGAAGAGGCCTATCGGGCCGGTATTCTCGGGAATCGGGTTCTGGGCCGTGATTTCTCGCTCGACGTCCACATGCACGTGGGAGCGGGGGCCTACATCTGCGGCGAGGAGACCGGCCTCCTGGAGTCGCTGGAGGGCAAGAAGGGATGGCCCCGGCTCAAACCGCCCTTCCCGGCGGTGGTGGGCGCCTTCGGGTGCCCCACGGTCATCAACAACGTGGAGTCCCTGACCTATCTTCCCCACATCGTGACTCACGGCGGGGAGTGGTTTGCGAGCCTGGGATCGGAGCGCAACGGAGGCCTGCGCCTGTTTTCCCTCTCCGGCGACGTCAAGCGGCCCGGGGTCTACGAGCTCCCCATGGGGACCCCTCTGAGAGAGCTGATCTACGACTGCGGCGGGGGGATGGCCGACGGCAAGAAATTGAAGGCGGTGATCCCCGGAGGAAGCTCGGCCGCCGTCCTCACCGCCGACGAGATCGACGTTCCCCTGGATTTCGACCACCTGGCCGGGATCGGTTCCATGCTGGGTTCCGCCGGGATCGTGGTCATGGCCGAGGATGTCTGCATGGTGAAGGCCATGAGCGTGATCAGCCACTTCTACGCTCACGAGTCGTGCGGCCAGTGCACTCCCTGCCGGGAGGGCACCGGTTGGGTGGCCCGGACGTTGGACGCCATCCTCTCGGGCCGGGCGCGGCGGCGTTCGGTGGAGGACCTGCTGCAGATCGCGGACGACATGTCGGGAACCTCCATCTGCGCCCTCTGTGACGGCGCCGCCATGCCCTTGAGAAGTTTTCTGGTCAAGTTCAGAGACGAGTTCGACCAATACCTGAAGCACGGAAGCGGCAAACAGGAGCGGCCGGTCCCGGCCGGAGCCACAAACGTGACGGCGCTCCGGCAGAGCGCCGGCTGA
- the lipB gene encoding lipoyl(octanoyl) transferase LipB codes for MILHDLGVLPFAEAYALQDESVRRVAAGRQEETLHLVVHPHVFTVGSGGNARNLLASLDPDGHAIDLVRINRGGDVTYHGPGQLVGYPHLDLRGRGRDVGLFLRTLEQSLLDTAAHFGVQAFRREGLTGIWTRRGKLGSIGVGVRRWVTMHGFALNLNPDMRYFQLINPCGMAGCPVTSLAAEAGAAPAMEEVKEVYWRSFQRVFG; via the coding sequence GTGATTCTGCATGACCTGGGGGTGCTGCCGTTTGCGGAGGCCTATGCGCTTCAGGACGAGTCGGTCCGCCGGGTTGCGGCGGGCCGCCAGGAGGAGACGCTCCACCTGGTCGTGCATCCCCATGTGTTTACGGTGGGGAGCGGGGGGAACGCCCGGAACCTGTTGGCTTCCTTGGATCCCGACGGGCATGCCATCGATCTGGTTCGAATCAATCGCGGCGGCGACGTGACTTATCACGGGCCGGGGCAACTGGTGGGGTACCCGCATCTGGACCTGCGGGGACGGGGACGCGACGTGGGGTTGTTCCTGCGGACCCTGGAGCAGAGCCTGCTGGACACGGCCGCCCATTTCGGGGTTCAGGCGTTCCGCCGGGAGGGCCTGACCGGCATCTGGACCCGGCGCGGCAAGTTGGGGTCCATCGGCGTGGGCGTGCGCCGCTGGGTGACGATGCACGGTTTCGCCCTGAACCTGAACCCCGACATGAGGTACTTCCAGTTGATCAACCCCTGCGGCATGGCGGGCTGCCCGGTGACTTCCCTGGCGGCCGAGGCGGGAGCCGCGCCGGCCATGGAGGAGGTCAAGGAGGTCTACTGGCGCTCCTTCCAGCGAGTGTTCGGCTGA
- a CDS encoding NADH-quinone oxidoreductase subunit I has protein sequence MAIKKVEATLSFWESTYLPEILKGLRLTARHFFRNLLVHMAHRVGLARHLRGAETYQYPEERRPLASRLRTLHRLTRRDDGSPRCVACMMCETACPARCIYIVAGEHPNPQIEKYPVRFDIDLGLCVFCGYCVEACPEDAIRMDTGILEFSSYSREGMIYDMEKLLEHSPAPQKD, from the coding sequence ATGGCCATCAAGAAGGTCGAGGCCACGCTGAGTTTCTGGGAGTCCACCTATCTTCCGGAGATCCTCAAGGGACTCCGGCTCACCGCGCGCCATTTCTTCCGCAACCTCCTGGTCCACATGGCCCACCGGGTGGGTTTGGCGCGGCATCTCCGCGGCGCCGAGACCTATCAGTATCCGGAAGAGCGGCGGCCGCTGGCGTCCCGGCTGCGGACCCTGCATCGGCTGACCCGGAGGGACGATGGATCGCCCCGGTGCGTGGCCTGCATGATGTGCGAGACGGCCTGCCCCGCCCGCTGCATCTACATCGTGGCCGGCGAGCACCCCAATCCCCAGATCGAAAAGTACCCGGTGCGTTTCGACATCGACCTGGGCCTGTGCGTCTTCTGCGGTTATTGCGTGGAGGCGTGTCCCGAGGACGCCATCCGGATGGACACGGGAATTCTGGAGTTCTCCTCCTACTCGCGGGAAGGGATGATCTACGACATGGAGAAGCTCCTGGAGCATTCACCCGCGCCGCAAAAGGATTGA
- the nuoE gene encoding NADH-quinone oxidoreductase subunit NuoE, which produces MSFEFTRERRERLDSLLEIYPTRRAALLPALHLVQEQLGYISPEGEEHVARILDLPVIDVHEVLTFYTLYRTRPMGRRHIRVCTSISCWVRGCRGVQRHLEEKLGVASGGTTADGEFSWEAVQQCMGACELAPMMQVGDDYHGPLDGAEVDRILDREREQGRKGGLEIAPPVDRIPDGETSRGEA; this is translated from the coding sequence TTGAGCTTCGAGTTCACCCGCGAGCGGCGGGAGCGCCTGGATTCCCTCCTCGAGATCTACCCGACTCGGCGAGCCGCCCTGCTCCCCGCTCTCCACCTGGTGCAGGAACAGTTGGGATACATCTCCCCCGAGGGGGAGGAGCACGTGGCCCGGATTCTGGATTTGCCGGTCATCGACGTCCACGAGGTCCTGACTTTCTACACCCTTTACCGGACCCGTCCCATGGGACGCCGGCACATTCGCGTCTGCACCAGCATCTCCTGCTGGGTCCGGGGCTGCCGCGGCGTCCAGAGACACCTGGAGGAGAAACTGGGCGTCGCCAGCGGAGGAACCACCGCCGACGGCGAGTTCAGTTGGGAGGCGGTCCAGCAGTGCATGGGGGCCTGCGAACTGGCTCCCATGATGCAGGTGGGGGACGACTACCATGGCCCTCTGGATGGGGCTGAAGTGGATCGGATCCTCGATAGAGAGCGAGAGCAAGGTCGGAAAGGGGGATTGGAAATCGCCCCCCCGGTGGACCGGATCCCGGACGGCGAGACCTCGCGGGGAGAGGCGTGA
- a CDS encoding molybdopterin-dependent oxidoreductase — protein MVTVNIDGQDIQVEPGTNVLEAAERLGVIVPRYCYHPGLSVAGSCRMCAVEIEGMPKLQISCHTQVRAGMKVSTDSAPVVRMRQAMLEFLLVNHPLDCPVCDQSGECDLQNFYMEHGLHESRVFEDKIKRKKAFPIGPHVMLDQERCILCTRCVRFCEEVSESHELGVLDRGDRSVIDLFPGRELDNNYSGNVIDICPVGALTEREFRFQCRVWYLSQEASVCNGCSRGCNIAVHFNAQRSYKADGRRVQRLKPRFNPLVNRWWMCDQGRFGYGFVDRDRIENPCLRVGGELQPRAWDEVLEEVATALRAAVEKFGGEGLGVIASPQQSNEELYLVRKLFRELLGVARIPFRNPWEEESAADGILLLEDRNPNGRGAADLGLRGDAERTLEDAAAGAVKILYVFGHDFDSDPARELIRRAEYVVFQGANWNSTARMAHAVLPGATHMEKEGTFTNFEGRVQHFAEALPPLGESRPDLEILCDLAQRLGHALFYPEPEDLFSEWRGKSYRDLGEFGEVLGPGGAG, from the coding sequence ATGGTCACGGTCAATATCGACGGACAGGACATCCAGGTCGAACCGGGCACCAACGTCCTGGAGGCGGCGGAGCGGTTGGGGGTGATAGTCCCCCGCTACTGCTACCACCCGGGGCTCAGCGTCGCCGGCAGTTGCCGCATGTGCGCCGTCGAGATCGAGGGCATGCCCAAGCTTCAGATCTCCTGCCACACGCAGGTCCGGGCCGGCATGAAGGTCTCCACCGATTCGGCGCCGGTCGTCCGGATGCGCCAGGCCATGCTGGAGTTCCTGCTGGTCAACCACCCGCTCGACTGTCCCGTGTGCGACCAGTCGGGAGAGTGCGACCTCCAGAACTTCTACATGGAGCATGGCCTGCACGAGAGCCGGGTCTTCGAGGACAAGATCAAGCGGAAGAAGGCGTTTCCCATCGGCCCTCACGTCATGCTGGACCAGGAGCGGTGCATCCTCTGCACCCGTTGCGTCCGCTTCTGCGAGGAGGTCTCGGAGAGCCACGAGCTGGGGGTCCTGGACCGGGGCGACCGGTCGGTCATCGACCTGTTTCCCGGCCGGGAGCTGGACAACAACTACTCGGGCAACGTCATCGACATCTGTCCGGTGGGGGCGTTGACCGAGCGGGAGTTCCGTTTCCAGTGCCGGGTCTGGTACCTGTCGCAGGAAGCGTCCGTCTGCAACGGGTGCTCCCGGGGCTGCAACATCGCGGTCCACTTCAATGCTCAGCGCAGCTACAAGGCCGACGGCCGGAGGGTCCAGCGGCTCAAGCCCAGGTTCAACCCGCTGGTGAACCGTTGGTGGATGTGCGACCAGGGCCGCTTCGGCTACGGATTCGTCGACCGGGACCGCATCGAGAACCCCTGCCTGCGCGTTGGAGGGGAACTCCAGCCTCGCGCCTGGGACGAGGTTCTGGAGGAGGTGGCCACCGCTTTGCGGGCCGCCGTCGAGAAGTTCGGTGGGGAGGGACTGGGCGTCATCGCTTCTCCCCAGCAATCCAACGAGGAGCTCTACCTGGTCCGGAAGTTGTTCCGGGAGTTGCTGGGCGTCGCCCGAATCCCGTTCCGGAATCCGTGGGAGGAAGAGTCGGCGGCGGACGGAATCCTGCTGCTGGAAGACCGGAACCCCAACGGCCGCGGGGCCGCCGATCTGGGACTGCGGGGAGATGCGGAGCGGACCCTGGAGGACGCGGCGGCGGGTGCGGTGAAAATCCTCTACGTCTTCGGGCATGACTTCGATTCGGACCCGGCCCGGGAGTTGATCCGCCGGGCTGAATACGTGGTGTTTCAGGGGGCCAATTGGAACTCCACCGCCCGAATGGCCCACGCCGTCCTGCCCGGCGCCACCCACATGGAGAAGGAAGGGACGTTTACCAATTTCGAGGGACGGGTTCAGCACTTTGCCGAGGCGCTGCCGCCGCTGGGAGAGTCCAGGCCGGACCTGGAGATCCTGTGCGACCTGGCCCAGCGGTTGGGCCATGCCCTGTTCTATCCGGAACCGGAGGATCTCTTCTCCGAGTGGCGGGGCAAGAGCTACCGGGACCTGGGAGAGTTCGGGGAGGTCCTCGGCCCGGGCGGCGCCGGCTGA
- a CDS encoding carboxymuconolactone decarboxylase family protein, whose protein sequence is MPRYLPVQPDAANDKVRNLYSALESELGFVPNFIKTWAHSDNFVESVAALYGTVMGETGLSEKIRSLVILRTCQVNRCAYTAGPALKRAREAGWTGEQLDAIDQAAESDLFVYYEKEAIRLAELTSLSPDDVQEEFWMQLDNHYTSDQVVEMITLIGFFNMINRLALVLEVAADPEPAAAGVGAS, encoded by the coding sequence ATGCCCAGGTATTTGCCGGTGCAGCCGGATGCGGCAAATGACAAGGTTCGGAATCTCTACTCGGCGCTGGAGAGTGAACTGGGTTTCGTGCCCAACTTCATCAAGACTTGGGCCCACAGCGACAACTTCGTGGAGTCGGTGGCGGCCCTGTACGGCACCGTCATGGGTGAGACCGGCCTGAGTGAGAAGATCCGTTCGCTGGTCATCCTCAGGACCTGCCAGGTGAACAGATGCGCCTATACGGCGGGTCCCGCCCTGAAACGGGCTCGGGAGGCGGGTTGGACCGGCGAGCAGTTGGACGCCATCGACCAGGCGGCCGAAAGCGACCTGTTCGTTTACTACGAAAAAGAAGCCATCCGTCTGGCTGAACTGACCAGCCTGAGTCCGGACGACGTCCAGGAGGAGTTCTGGATGCAGTTGGACAACCACTACACCTCGGACCAGGTGGTGGAGATGATCACCCTGATCGGGTTCTTCAACATGATCAACCGCCTGGCCCTGGTGCTGGAAGTGGCGGCGGACCCGGAGCCCGCGGCCGCCGGCGTGGGCGCCTCCTGA
- the ndhC gene encoding NADH-quinone oxidoreductase subunit A — translation MTGTEGYLGFLLLLVFAGATAGGMVLITQWLGPKGGGSVHEMPFECGNEPAEIRRGRISVKFFLAALLFVLFDVELIFLFPWALVYRELGWFGFFEMLIFLLVVLSGLYYSVKRGALDWK, via the coding sequence ATGACTGGCACGGAGGGCTACCTCGGCTTTCTTCTGCTCCTCGTTTTTGCCGGCGCCACGGCCGGTGGGATGGTTCTCATCACCCAGTGGTTGGGACCGAAGGGCGGAGGCTCGGTCCACGAGATGCCGTTCGAGTGCGGCAATGAACCTGCCGAAATTCGCCGCGGCCGGATTTCCGTGAAATTCTTCCTGGCGGCGCTGCTTTTCGTCCTCTTCGACGTGGAGCTGATTTTTCTGTTCCCGTGGGCCCTCGTCTACCGGGAGCTCGGTTGGTTCGGGTTCTTCGAGATGCTGATTTTTCTGCTGGTCGTCCTGTCCGGGCTCTATTACTCGGTCAAGAGAGGAGCGCTGGATTGGAAGTAG